The genomic region CGACTCTAACCAGGGTGAGCCGCCGGACGACCGGGGCGAGGCGCCGCCTGATCCCACCCCGGACGCCGATGCGTCCGGGGCGGGAAGGGGGAGGGGTGGGTCAGCTCTTGTCGGCGATCGCCGGGGTCATCGCGTCGACCAGGCGCACCGCGTAGTCGTGCTGCAGCTCGAGGAGCTTGCCGGCGAAGCCGTAGACCTGGTCGATGGTCTTGGTCGGGTTCGGCAGGCCCTTGGGGAGCGCGGGCATCGCGGGGAGCGAGAGGCTGCCGTTCTTGGGCTGGAAGAGGGCGGCGAAGTCGCGGCACACCTCGATGGCGGCGAGGTTGATCTCCTGGGCCTGCTTGATGCCCGAGGTGACCTGCTCCTGGACGGCGTCGGCGAAGTCGGTGACGGTGCTGGTGGCTGCCATTGCGGGGTCTCCCGTGGAATGCGTGGTCTCTGCGCTAAGTATACCAAGCATTCGCTATGCGGGTCAACGGGCGCGGAGGAATCCCCGGTAGACCTGGATGAGCGTCTCCTTCTGGTCGGTGCTCAGCCCAGGATCGAGGCGGATCGCCTGCTCGACCCGTGGCGTCGCTCCGGCCTCGTCGACCCGCTGGTCGAGCAGCCCCGCCTCCGCGTACATCGTCTCGGCGGAGAGGTGGAGCGCCTCCGCGATGCTCTTCAGCACCTGTGCCGAGGGGCGGTAGAGGCCGCGCTCGATCTGGCTCAGGTACGGGTTGGACACGCTGGTGAGCTCGGCGAGCTGGCGCAGCGAGAGCCGGGCGAGCTGCCGCTGCGACCGGATGAAGTCGCCGAGCGCCGACCAGGACGCGCTGGGGGCAACCATGACGCCGATCATCCTACCAGCCCGCTTGGTTCACCAAACGGTCGCTCAGATCCCGACGGCCTGCCCCAGCAGGATCACGTTGAGGCCGACGATCAGCGTCGCGATCAGCCCGGACGCGACCGAGGTGATGCGGCGGTTGGCGAAGCTGCCCATCACCGCGCGCCGGCCGCTCAGCACCACCAGCGGGATGAGCGCGAAGGGGATGCCGAAGGACAGGACCACCTGGCTGATCACCAGGCTGCGGGTGGGGTCGAGGCCGAGGCCCAGCACCACCAGCGCCGGCGCCATCGTCACCGCCCGGCGCAGCGCCACCGGCACGGTGCGGCGGAGGAAGCCCTGCATCACCACCTGGCCGGCGAGGGTGCCCACGCTCGAGGCGGCGAGCCCGGAGGCGAGCAGCGCGAGCGCGAAGGCGACCGCGGCGCCACCGCCGAGGACCCTGCCGAAGGTCGCGTGCGCCGACTGCAGGGTGTCGCCGCCACCGCCGCCGAGCACCGCGGCGGCGACCACCAGCATGCCGAGGTTGAGGAGCGCGGCCACCCCCATCGCCAGGCTGACGTCGACCCGCTG from Candidatus Dormiibacterota bacterium harbors:
- a CDS encoding helix-turn-helix transcriptional regulator is translated as MVAPSASWSALGDFIRSQRQLARLSLRQLAELTSVSNPYLSQIERGLYRPSAQVLKSIAEALHLSAETMYAEAGLLDQRVDEAGATPRVEQAIRLDPGLSTDQKETLIQVYRGFLRAR